Part of the Antechinus flavipes isolate AdamAnt ecotype Samford, QLD, Australia chromosome 2, AdamAnt_v2, whole genome shotgun sequence genome is shown below.
GATCTAGTTTGGCTTTTTTTGTGACTAACGAGAAACCTGGCCAAAGAGTACAATCAATCAGGCACCATTTACTGTGGATCACTATTTGCACATTCTCCTAAACTAAGGCCTGAAGGATTAAGATAAAAATTGCTTATTTCCTATCTACTATtcctttcagaaaaagaaaaaaaaaacgacCCAGagtatttttccccaaattatacaCAAGGGTGTCAATTTCAGACACTTTGTAAACATGAACCAGCAGCACATAATAACCTATTAAAGAGAGGTAATTTGGGGTCGTTGTGATAGGTCTTCTATTAATAGCAGGTAAATCTCTTCTAGCTGTTAGCTATAATACCCAGATAATTTGTGCAAAATTAACTCTGCCAGATCCAGAAAGCAAACATTGTTTTGTAGAGTCTGAAGTGTACTTAAAAAACACATAGATTCATTGTATTAGACATCCGTAGCCCTTACATTAAAATACACAGAAACCCAACCACTTTGGTCTTCCAATGGAAAATAAGTTTTGATGGGGGATGGGGGAAGTATCCATCAGTCTGTGATTAAGCCCCCCATTTCCATTAGGACAATTTCACCACACACACTGCCAAGATAACAGCTATGATGAGCACAGCACTGAAAATAATCGCAGCCAGAAGTTTGCTAATGTCACAAAagccttttctctcttccacGGAGATGAAACCCCCAGAGGAAGCTCCTGTACTGATCGTGGATTTGAGCTCTGCCCCGGGATCCTGTTTCGCCTCCACGGTCCATTGGGGTACGTTCACTTTCATCTCCATCTCATACATCATCTCTCCCACCTTGTGGATCTCTTGTTCCAGATCCTTCAGATCCACTTCATCGATATTGTGTTCGGCCTCGTACTTCATGTTTTGGACGCTCATGGCTCTTGCAGCCACACCCGCCGTGCCTCCGGACAAGCCCGTCTGAATGAGGTGCTTCTTGGGCACATTCAGGGGAAACTCCAGCCCTAGCTCTAGGGCTCGCTTCATGTCGGTCTCCAAAATCTCCAAGCATGTAGAGAAAATCACCCAGAGGCGCTCGAACTCAGCCTTGTCCTCCTTGCTGACGGTCTTGTCCTTCAGGGCCGCGGTGAGGTTGTTCCTGTTGGCCACTGCCAAATCGTGCGCTTTTTGCCGCGTCTGCTTCAGCTCCTCGCGCAGGTTCTGGGAGTCCGCGGTGCCGCCCACGCTGAGGACCATGTGCCGATAGCAGGCTGTCACCCGGTTCAAGGCGTCCAGGAGCACTTTGCACTCTTCTTTCGCCATACTTAAGAGAGGTAGATTGCTGCTCCTCCTCCTTGTTGTTGCTGCGGTTCCTAGGGTTTTAAGAGCCGGAGCTGAACAGTTTTCCCGCTAAACTCTTAGAGAGGCAGGGACACGAAGGCACCGGCCGCCGCCCTCGGACGTGGTCCGAGCTGAGCTCTTCTTCATcgttcttctctcctctccatgCAGGTGCCCGGCTCGCGGGAACCTGGGATTAGAGGGGCCAAGGCTAGCTCGGTGCGGTGCCCGGGACGGCGCCGCACTGAGTTCATCTCCTGCTGGACCCCGCGTCCAGTTTAGCCAAGGCCCAGGGCTCCCcgcttttcctttttattttactttttttaaaaaaattgtcttttttgccCTGACTCACCAGAGTTAAGAGTACGGGACCCGGGCATCCATCCTTTCCGCACCTGGCCCCGCCGGGGTCCCGAGGTGTTTGTCTTAATAATCTGATATAATCTGGTTTTGACTCTCAGTGCCCAGGGCTCTCCAGTTTACAGTCTGGGGTGGGCGGCGCTGCTGGGGGCCGGACAAATCACATGCTTCCTCCGCCCCTCCCAGGCTCATCTCGGGTTGACTTAGGGAAGATGCGCGCTGAAAGACTGCGAATCCTTTAGCTCCCTATCGGACGCTGAGGGGATGGGATAGGGTGTGGCAGGTTAAGCCGAGCCCTGAGTTGTCGGGTGCTAAAAGGCGGTGCAGGAATCTCGCGGAATGTGAGAGAATGGCTTTGAAGTGAATTCCTATCGGCGCTCCGGGACACTTTCCTGCACTTCTCTTGCAAAAATCAGTTCCGCTCTGCTTCCAGTTTCCCTGTTTCCGTAATGGAGAGAATTTTTGCATTATCTGTCTGGTCTGGATATCGTGCCCAATTTAAGGTTGCAATAAAGGAGAGAGTTTGTGAGAGAGAAGACTGGCGTTCAATTATGGATTTGCTGTGTGATTATGCACACAAATGAACCTCAAATTTCCTCAACTGTGGAATAAACCTCACTTCTGAAACGCCAACCACTTAAGGTTTTTATgagacaaatgagaaaatgtatagaCCTGTTGCAAAATTCCAGAATCCGACTCCCGTTTCCTTACTCCCACAGTTTCTTGCATTTAActactttatatatgtatgtgttaactttatatttatggtgcatttttttgttttgggtcctttctattagaatgtaaacttccgAACAGAGCCTGATTCGTTCTTTGCACTTGTATGGCAAAGGGACCCAATAGGCGCTTGCTAAATATTTGTTTGATAACTTCATGATTTTGtgattaaggaaactgagtcccactGAGGGGAATAATTTGAGCAAGATCTCAAAAGTGCATTAGAAGAAGAGGAGGGACTAGAACAGCTCAGAAGTCTTCGTAACCCATGGGTGATAAAAGTGAATAATCACCTCGCCCTCAGAGTCCCTTCTGTGAATGTTTGCCGATAGTGCACGAAGATCAAACTGAAAGGAATGCAAACTCAAGGTTTTCATCGAAAGCTACAAAGGCAGCCTACATCGCGAACTGGCCTCTCCTCCACAAGTATCGGACTATACTCAGATCCCTTCTTCCTCTAACCGGATGGCCCGGCGCATGCTCAGTGGTAGCAGGACGCTCTGGTTGGAAGCTCTTTGCTTGCTTTCAGGGCTCCGCCTTTCAAACCAGCTAGGCTTTGATGATTGCTCCGCTTGTGCGTCAGTCATCACGACGGCAGTGATTGATTGGTCAATCTGCGGGGCTGAGCGCCTTCCCGGGGCCAGCGTGAGGGGTTGGGGAGGGGCGGGGAAGCCTCTGCGTTGGAGGTGCAGATGTTGCCGCCTCCGCCTTCTCCTCAGCCTCCGCTGAGATGGTCAGGAAGTGATACCATGGTACTTACCTGAGTAAGTAGCTTTCCATTAGTTACTGTGCGTAGGGTCCTGTGCACTTGGCCTGGGAGGATGGGGGCGGTGGCGCCTGGACTGACTGGGGTTGTGGAGAGCCGGAGGAGCCCCTCTCGGTGACCGCCGCCCCGTGTTCTCATATCTCTGCCCACCCCGTTCTGGCCTCGCCGAGGCCTCGCCaggggatggggtgggagaaAGCTGCCGGACCGGGGGAGGGCCCTGGCTTCGTGTCAGTCCCGGGAGGGTGCCCGCGTCCTTCCTATCTGTGCTGGTCGTGGGGCCTCTGTTTCTGTCCACCCCGCCTCTCCGTCCAGCCCTTGCTCCCTCCCCACTCCAAGAGTgcaactttttcctctttttggcaaagtactaaataaatttcCGGGCAAGGGTCCCAGGCTGCGGGTGCATTTCAGGGAGGGAATCCCAGGAGAGGAGCTTGTGTCGTTACCCGGGGGataaggtgggggagggagggtctTCATAGGTCCGCTTTGATGGCAGGCAGCATTCTTGACCTTTCGGGCTTGCAGCTGTCCTGCAGGAGGGCACTTTATGTGTTTGAAAACCAAAAGTTAGGGTTCATTTCCCGCCTCTGTCATCTTTGCCACGGTAGTACCTATCCTGTGAACTGTATAATACTTGAATCTGTAATATTTTTTGATCTTCTTGGCATTGTAGGTAGGTGTAACATTGCTATTTAATTAATCCATTGTTGGCGTTGATGACCATGCTCTTTGGTTTTGGGGCAGTGGCTGGGGTTTCCTTTTCTCGGATGTTACACAGTTAGGCTGCGGGGATCTTCTTTAAACTAAACTTATCGTTGTTTCTGCCTTCTACAATACCTGAAGGCAGTTTTctcctatttccttcttccttccttctctctctttttttgcatttctgaaTTAAAAACCTTTTGGTGGTTAGTGTACAAGCAAATCTGTCATTTTAGTCTCTGACagtaaatgtataaatatagtCTCCATTTTTCTGGATAGTGCTATAATGGGTTTGGTTTTGCAAGTACAAGCTGGAATGTAGTAGTTTCctagttaattaatagcttgaaAATATTCCTGGAGTACATGCTCTTCAGACAAATTAGGAAATTGGATGCATTAATACCTTATCCTAAAGTAGCTTAAtgacttttaaaggaattgtgtTACTGAGGCCTTTGTAGAAAACATTCAATACCAGTTTAGAAAACATTCAATATCAGTTTAAATTAATGAATAACATATTGTAGCAAGACGGTTAATATTATTCCCTTTAAGAAACAACAGGTTTACCAGAGCTTCAGGTCTATACTATGCTTTTCTTGCATTAACCCCTGTTGAGATTGGTAGTATTTTATTACACAAGTAAGGAAACTAAGATTTAGAGGGCTGAAATTACTTAATCCTTGGTCACATAACAAGAATCtagtgtaatttttattttacagttgaggaaactgagccaaagagGTTAATGATTTGTCCTAGGTCTTTATATATCATTAACTGGAGGATTCAAAGCTATGTATCCTGATCCTTAACTCTAGCTCTTTTTAAATATCACTGATTTGGAAAGGGCCTAATTGTTCAATGTACACTCTACAAAAGCAAGAGTACCTTGACATTGTGTCAACAcaattttgtttggtttggtttccaGGATAGGAGCAAATATTGGATCTTAGGAATGATGTTAATTTACTTTTCTAACACTTGTATAAAACTTGTAAAAATTTATTAGACTGCTTTGTGATCTTTTATTAATCTCCATCAGTGATTAATAATCAGGTAGAAGTTCAGGTGAATTCagtacaagtatttattgagctgCTTTCATCTTAACTCTCTGGCAATTTAGAGATATCACGttgatatgcaaattaagacttaGACATTTGGTTTTATTCATTCTGTGCTTCTGTCCTTTcatgagaaaaagataatgacaagtgGTATCTAATGAATTATGGTTTTGATCCAGACTCTGACCTAAAATAAAGTTGGAAACAAATGGATTTGATGACATCTACTACCTGGGACAAAGTGTAATATGGATTAGGTCAAAGAGTCCTTGTTGTTTGTCCCTTATTCTTgaggaggaccatgacattagggaggtggaTTGGATATAAGTGAaggaggctgtgcaaggtcacctaccttatggtcccttccagagccatctgggtccaatggctaGAGATCGATCAGGATGAGGGAGATGGCCCagaatgcagtgggagacctgggcttttttaagaaaagataaaCAGGTCTTAGTGTGACTGAAACTGCTTCCCATTTAGTGATCAATCAAGGCTGGGTAGCACTTGAGGCATAATGTCTCTTATTTTACttagtcaatgaaaaaaaaacccaaaataaataaatctgggaagacccccagagtttctggccaaagcagaaatgactgctatttacattcaatctgaggcAGTGATCAAATGGGATTTGGCCTGGGATTTGTTGGtggtcaatcaatgagaatcagagtggATTTCATTTAAGatatggtccttaagaaagaaatctagtcagGTCAGAATCACTGAATGTAGATTCTAAATTGGTTTTTTAGAGCTATCATgtttaatatcctcattttatagacgagaaAACAGACTTGGAGAAGAATTGCCACAGGTCATTCTGGTAATTGGTAGTTGGGTAGATTCAGTAACTTCTGACTCTACTATCTTTTTGGTACCTTTTGATCATCTAGCCCAGTACTCTCATTTTACCATTTAGGAAGTTGGCACCAAAGTCAGATCGCAAGTTAATAGCAGAGGTaggactagaatccaggtctttAAAGTTTTAGTGAATTCATtttttcagtaaacatttattgactattttttttcccttgcacaATGCTGACTCATATTGTTTGGTACAATGTTCTGTAGTTCTTTATGTAGGAATGTGCATGGGTGTCTATATATTTCTTCCCAACTGGTTCTAAGTTAGTAGTGAGTTGACACTACATTCCTCTCTTTgcacctctttccttcctccctatctAATAAGGAACGAAGTAAATATTAGTTACCATGATCTTGACAGTTTTAGGTTAGATGACTTGAGTTTTCCGGGATCCAAAATAGGGCAGTGCTAGTGAAACTTAATGAGAGTAAGAGATCAATGTTAattctgaataaaatattttacatcccctccccctcccaccttCCTGTGCAGTCCCTCCTGCTTCTAACTCTCACACACTGACCAAAGATTTTTGGACAATGTTgctcatcaaattaaaaaaaaaccaaaaaccaataGCAAGAAAACAACCCACTAAGAAAATGAGAGGTTTTTCACTTTGATCAGTATCTCTACTAAAGGGGTAATCAAAGCCTAAGAAAATAACTACTACTACTTaacatattttgttatttaatatataagtattatatgaagatataatgtgtgtatattctataagaaatgtgaTTATTCTCTCAGCATCTTTTGTCAAAATGTATAGTGATtcaatttctaatataatttgtCCTCCAAATTGGCATATGTAATATGTACCaagctgaattttttttggtttgtttttagtttGGAAAAACCAGAACTATGACATGTTATAATGTTGGGTTTTTATGCTTAAGATGCATTTAACTTGGTTAAATCAATTGGTTCCTGATGGAAATTTAGCTAACCAATATTTAGCCAGATAACTAATATTGGTAGAAGGCATTAATAactatctttattatatttagtcTTTTCTGTGAAAATTATCCTTAATGTCATCCAAATTCAAGAActtaaaaatgtaaagattttcttaaaatggaggATGAGTTCTTCACCATCCTTTATACAACTATAACgttaatatgtaattttattttaattaattaattttttaaaataactttttattgatagaacccatgccagggtaattttttacagcattattccttgcattcacttctgttccgatttttcccctccctccctccatcccctcccccagatggcaagcagtcctttacatgttgaataggttacagtaatatgcaattttaaatatgaaattaagtTTATATTAATTTAGTTGGTAGACAATTTTGTGTTCTAAACATGAGGATTCTATGTGTGACTATGATAACCATgtgtttaaaaattaatcatatagaatatataatgacatataattacttcaaaatttttgagtttcGATATTGAGAACAGTGGATTACCCTGGGAATAATCATTGCTATCCTTAATTCCTGCATTATGCTCTTAGAACCCAGTTAATTAGTACTGAGTCAGTTAATATTTAGGTGAATGCAACTAACATAGTGTGCATGTGTCCAAGTCCAAAAGGTAATAATAAATAATCTATGAAGGAGTTGTATGTTCAATTTGACACTCTAAGAAGATGTTACAGTAATGGTCAGCAACAAAGAATCACctcattaaattttttatttatttgtttatttgtttttgtgaggcaattggggttaagtgacttacccaggatcacacagctaggaaatgttaagtgtctgagagcagatttgaactcaggatctcctgacttgagggctggtgaaAGAATCCCTTAATGAAATCCACTTGCATTTAGTTTCTACAATTCCATGACTCTAAGAATACCAAGATAATTAATAGATAATAATTCCTATAATAGTAAATCTTTGGATGTTCCATAGTCTTCCCCAGCAATGCATTTTATATGTCACCACATTCTGAAGTTTCCTTTCAAATTGTAGCAggccatatataaatatatttttgtcttaCTGTGGCTTTAATCTAAATGGAAATGTTTCTTTTAGATAAATTGTAATATTCTGTGGCTGATGTTtagttgtatatattttaatgaactaTATTCAAGACATCAATATATTTGAATAGACAGAACATAAATGAAGTATTTGATATAATAGCCATGAGAGGGACTTCATTTATCCAAATATTTCCTGGAATACTTTGAATAgttaataatttcttgacttaCCTTGAAGATAATTTCATTCATCAAAAGTTGGAGGAAGTAACCATAAGAAATTCTGCTCTTGATCTGATTCTTATCATCAAGGAACTGAAGTTAGGATAAGAAGAGAAAGCTGGGTATAGTCTGACATAGATAATTGGAAAAGATCAGATTTAAAAAGGCTCAAATAGAGAGGTAGCCCAAAATTCTGCAAGGGAAGTCAACCAGTAAGGGATAGGAAAATCAAAAATGACTTTCTAAAGCTATTCAATGAAATGGTTACATTAAAGaagtcttattttctctcttttttctttctttctttttttaaatattagctttattttcaagatacatgCAAAAAGACATCAAGATACCCCTGCAAAACCCTgcactcctttcttcctcccctttctctaccCCCTCCTGTAGAGAGCTGGTAATCTAACAtaggtcaaacatgtgcaatttttttttttagctttttattttcaaaatacattcaaagatagttttcagcatttcatccttgcaaaaccttgtgtttcaaaaattttttccctccctttctctagcCCCTCTTCCCTTCGGGGACATACTGATCCAGtgtgtgttaaacatgtgcacttcttctaaacatatttccacgtttatcatgctgcataagaaaaatcagaccaaaaaggaaaaaaaaaagtaagaaaataacataaaaggTGAAAATTACTGTGAATCATATTCAGTCCACATAGTACTCAAAAAGAATTC
Proteins encoded:
- the RGS9BP gene encoding regulator of G-protein signaling 9-binding protein; translation: MAKEECKVLLDALNRVTACYRHMVLSVGGTADSQNLREELKQTRQKAHDLAVANRNNLTAALKDKTVSKEDKAEFERLWVIFSTCLEILETDMKRALELGLEFPLNVPKKHLIQTGLSGGTAGVAARAMSVQNMKYEAEHNIDEVDLKDLEQEIHKVGEMMYEMEMKVNVPQWTVEAKQDPGAELKSTISTGASSGGFISVEERKGFCDISKLLAAIIFSAVLIIAVILAVCVVKLS